The Gemmatimonadaceae bacterium DNA segment ATGTTCTCCTCTCGATATGGCATCGCGCAGTCGAGTGGGTGAGAGGAACGGAAAAGGGCCGAGCCGGTCAACTACTGCAACTCGGACTTGTGGACCAAGAAGTGCCTGCATCAAGGTCGCAAGCACTGCGGACGTGTTGTTTCCCGTAAGGATGGTCAAATGCTGGTAGTCTTCGCGGAAGTCGTCGGTATATGCTCTCACAAGCAGGTAAGCAATCTCCAAGGCACGCTCGTGACCCGTAGTCAGGATACGCTTTACGTCAATCCAAGTGTTTGCGAGAGTGCTGTCGGGCATCCTGCGGTAGCGCCGTCCCTCAGGCGGAGCACGAAGCACTTCTGTCGTTAGCAGCGAAGCGAGATAATCATTGAGCCAAGCGCGTCGTAAGTCCCGAAAGCTCGCGCCGTGATCAAGCACGTTGCCCGGAGCGCGCCCGGATCCCCCAAGAATCTCGACTACGCGTGCCTCGGGTGATGAATCGACCGCGACAATCGTGCAGGGCTGAGCAGACGCTATCCCTGAGTTGCGAACGAGAAGTGATTGCCGCAGGACCAACACAATGGGCCGCGCGGATGCAAGCAACTCAATTGGCCGAAGGCGCTCACGATCCGACAAGCTTTGGACGCAAGTCAGGTCGACGAATACGGTGTAGTCTTCGGGTTGCTGCCGGATTGCAGCTTCCAGCACCTGCAAGTCGCGCTCTTGGCCGTAGTTCAGTCTTGTCCTGTAGAGCGGTTCCGACGATTCATCGTGTATAGCTTCGCGCAGTGCGACGTGCAGCGCGTCTACAATGAACAGACGCTCTAGCATCTATCGTCTCCTCTGCGCGGAGTCCGGTACCACAAAGTCGATGAGAATCTGCGTGCCCGGCAGGAATGGTACGCTTCGCGCGGGAAGTGTCTCGATGCGACCGGCGAGACCATCAACTGAGCCAGTACGAGTGCCTTCATCAAGGCGCAACTCAAGTCCGCCAGAGCGGAGGACGAATCGGCCTCCCCAGCGAACCACCGTCTGCGCAACATGGAAGAGCCCTGGAACGCGCGGTCGGTAGTAGCGAAGCAGCAGCGCGGCGTGCAACGGAGATGGGGCTGAGAAATCGAGTGCTTGGCGATCGAGTGTCTCAGCGACCCCACTTCCAGAGTCGGTAATCGCAAGACGCACGAGAGTGTGTCGAATTGCTTGTAGTGCGAGAAAACCTGATGTCCGTCCGCTCCAGCCGACGAGATTCTTCAGAATGTTGTGAATGGCGTGAGCTAAGATGCCCGCCCATTCGGAGGCGTCACTTGTTGGATCTAGGCCCAAGCGTCGAAGCATTACTCCCGAGAGTAGCAGGTCATCGAGAGAGTGCTGTACGTGCGAGATCGAAGCCAGTGAATCAAGACGCGTGAGCCTTGGTCGCCCTAGAATAAAACTGTCATCAGGGCGGCCACTCCAATCGATTAGTTCCTCTCCGTCCAGAAAGGCGACGCGCGACGCGGCATGGAGGAAGCCGCAACGGAGCAGCTCTGACTGCTGTCGCTCGGACGCTGGGAGTCGACACACAATGGGATGTCCCCGATCGAATGTTGACTCGAAGAGCGACGCCAAGAGAGTGAGGCCATCGACGTTGAGATAGTCGAATCCGCCAATATCTACTCCAACCGTAGGGCTGTCGCCCGCCGCATGCTCGAACGTTGGTGCGCGCACAAGAAGGGACTGAATCTCTCGTTGCCGGGCAAGTGCGCTAACGACGTCCCAGCCGAGGCGCTTGCTTGAGCTCGAAGAGGCAAACTTGAGAAGCGAGAATACACGTGACACCGAGGAGGCCTCCCCATTGAAACGGCGGACGGTCGCAAAGATGCGAGCAAGGGAGCTGCGATTGCGAAGAGCCCGAACTCTATTGCGCCACCAACGTAGCAGCGCAGTGCGCGGAAGGATAGTTTGGGCTGAGGCGCCCGACGCACGGAGTAAACACTGAGCACACCAGGTCCGTGGGTCAGAAGCGCATCGCAGTATTTCGAGCTCATCCAGTCGCCATAGAAGTTATGACTGGGCTGGCCCCCCGACCTCTCGTGGGTTAGCTCCCCGAGTGCGTCGGAGGTGCCAGAGCCACTGGCGACGGTGCGTCGCCCTTCCTGCAACGGAGGACCAGCCCATGTCATCGGTTCCTGCAGCAGCTGCCTCAACTATCTGGCTTGGCTGGGATGTGCACAAGGCCTCGGTCACGTCGGCGGTGCTGCGCGACGGCGCGGCCCAGGCCGAGTGCGTGGACCGGCTCCCGAATGCGCTGCCGAAGCTCGAACGCTATGTGCGGCGCTGGCAGCGCGAGGGGACGGTGCGCGTGGTCTACGAGGCGAGTAGCGCGGGCTTCGTGCTGCAGCGCGCGTGCGCGGCGTGGGGCGTGGCGTGCGACGTGATCGCGCCGTCGCTGATGCCGACGCGGCCCGGCGTGCAGCGCAAGCACGACCGCTATGATGCGGTGCAGCTCGCGCGGCTGCACCGCGCGGGGGAGCTCACGCCGGTGCGGGTGCCGGCGGCCGCCGAGGAGCGGGTGCGTGACCTCGTGCGGCTGCGGACGACGCTGCAGCGCGAGGTGATGCGCTCGCGGCACTACGTGCTGAAGTTCCTCACGCGGCGCGGCTGCGCGTACGGCGCGAAACCCTGGACGCCCGCGCACCACACGTGGCTGGCGACGCTGCTGCGGGCGCCCGCGTCGCCCTTGGAGGCGGAAGACCGCGAGATCCTGCAGGAGCACCTGGCGCTGCTGGCGTACAAGGAGGGGCGCCGCAGCGCACTCG contains these protein-coding regions:
- a CDS encoding IS110 family transposase — its product is MHKASVTSAVLRDGAAQAECVDRLPNALPKLERYVRRWQREGTVRVVYEASSAGFVLQRACAAWGVACDVIAPSLMPTRPGVQRKHDRYDAVQLARLHRAGELTPVRVPAAAEERVRDLVRLRTTLQREVMRSRHYVLKFLTRRGCAYGAKPWTPAHHTWLATLLRAPASPLEAEDREILQEHLALLAYKEGRRSALDQRVAALAATPAYAPLVGRLGCFRGIDTLAAMVLATELGDWRRFASPRALMSYVGLVPREHSSGERERRGALTKAGNAHVRHVLVQAAWSYRHLPRVGKRHQQRQAGQPAAVIAHAWKAQHRLYKRYHRLQDGHARQVAAVAVARELIGFLWAVMREEAPPHAQA